CCGATGCTAAGTAATCGGAAACACCTGGTCGTCGCGATACTGCTCAGCCCGCTGGGAGCAGGGGCCTGCGCTAGTAGCGGCGGAACGCCGGAGCCATCGAGTTCGGCCGCGCCGGACTCCACCCTCGCTCGCCTGGAAGCTCTCTACCACGCCCGGGCAGACAGTGCGTTGATGGAGGTCAACGAGGCGGATGTGGCGTTCATGACCGGAATGATCCACCACCATTCTCAAGCGTTGGTGATGTCCGCGCTCGCTCCGACCAATGGGGCAAGTGAAGCTGTGCTGCGACTGACCTCCCGGATCACCAATGCGCAGACCGACGAGATCAGCGTGATGCGACGCTGGCTCACCGACCGTGGGCGCCCCGCCCCAGAAATCGGCCAGGGTAGCCTCATGATGATCACGGGTGCCGACCACAGTATGTACATGCCGGGAATGCTCTCGCAGCAGCAGCTTGGCGATCTGGCGGTCGCTCAGGGCACGGAGTACGACCGTCTTTTTCTCACCTACATGATCCAGCACCACAACGGCGCAGTCGAGATGGTCCACGATCTTTTCGCCAGCGATGGCGCCGCCCAGGACGAGTTCGTCTTCAAGCTCGCCTCTGACATTCAGGTCGATCAAACGACGGAGGTGGCCCGCATGCAGCAGATGCTGGACGCCATCCGCAACGATCCCAACAGCTGACCACAACATCCTCATTCAAAGGGACAACCGAAAAATGAATCCGACTGATTCACCGCGGCACGCCACAAGGGGTCTGCTAGCGCTCTCCCTCATCGGGCTGATCACGCTTGGCGCGTGTAGCGGGCCCTCGTCGATCTCCTCGGGGTCGGCCGGCATCTCGCCCACCATGGCGCGCCAGCCTTTTTCCATGACGGCACCAAGCCCGGACCCACGGATCGGCCTAGGAGCCGGGCTGTTCAACGCCGAAGAGGCCGTCTGGAACTTGAACGTCGTGTCCAAGACACCACCGCCCGAGCGCTTCATTGGGGCGACCAACTCGGACCTCGCGTTCAAGGACAACTACGCGATCCAGGGCAACTACGACGGCGTCCAGATCTGGGACATCTCCAATCCGAGCGCACCGACGACGGTGATTACGTTCGTCTGCCCGGCGTCCCAGAGCGACGTGTCCGTGTTCGGTGACCTGCTCTTCGTATCCGGCGAGGGCATGACCGGTCGACTCGACTGTGGTGAGCAGGGCGTGTCGGAGGCCGTCAGCCACGAACGCCTGCGCGGTATTCGAATCTTCGACATCACGGATATACGGAACCCGCAGCACGTTACGAACGTCCAGACCTGCCGAGGCTCGCACACGCACACCGTGCTCGAAGACCCCGATGATCATGACAACGTGTACATCTACGTGTCTGGTTCGGCACCCGTGCGACCCTCTGAAGAACTGGCTGGCTGCTCGGACGCGCTCCCGAACGACGATCCGGACTCGGCACTGTTCCGCATCGAAGTCATTCGTGTGCCGCTCGCTCGTCCTCAGGACGCGGCCATTGTCAGCTCACCCCGCATCTTCAACGATCTGGCAGCACCGCCGACCCACGGTCCGGCGCCGGACGACCTGGCTGCTATCGCCGAAGCAGAAGCATCCGGTGCGTTCATCGCCGACTTCGGCGGACAGGCGATGGCACTGCCGCCTCAATTCACCTCACCGATTCTCGACAGCATAATGACCGCCCGCGGCGGCTCAACCGTCACGGCCGCAGATAGTGCAGCGCTGCGCGGATACATCCCGACGATGGTCGCCGTCATGATGGGCGGAGGTGCAGGCGAAGACCGTGAAGAGATGGGCCCGACCCAGTGCCACGACATCACCGTCTATCCAGCGATTGGCCTGGCCGGCGGCGCATGCGAAGGGTATGGCCTCCTTCTCGACATCAGCGATCCGGTTGACCCGACGAGACTGGCAGCCGTCGCAGATTCCAACTTCTCGTATTGGCACTCGGCGACGTTCAACAATGACGGAAGCCAGATCCTCTTCACCGACGAGTGGGGCGGTGGTGGTGGTCCGAAGTGCCGCGCCACCGACCCGGTGGAGTGGGGCGCGAATGCCATCTTCTCGCTCGACGGCCAGACGATGGACTTCAAGAGCTACTACAAGCTCCCCGCGGCCCAGACATCGTTCGAGAACTGCGTGGCGCACAACGGATCACTGATCCCGATTCCAGGCCGGGACATCATGGTGCAGTCCTGGTATCAGGGCGGCATTTCCATTTTCGACTGGACCGACCCGAGCAACCCGGTGGAACTCGCATTTCATGACCGCGGGCCGTCCGACGCCAACACGATGGGTCCAGGCGGAAGCTGGTCCGTATATTGGTACAACGGTCTGTTGGTGAGCTCGGAAATTTCCCGAGGGCTCGACATTTTCGAGCTTACGCCGAGCGCGGGACTTTCTCAGAATGAGATCGATGCCGCGAACTCGGTTCGGCTCGACCACCTGAATTCCCAAGGTCAGCCCCAGTACGTATGGCCGCACACGTTCTCGCTGGCGCGGGCGTACGTTGATCAACTTGAGCGTTCACGAGCGGTCTCCTCTGCATGGGTCACAGAGGTACGAGCCGCGCTGACCGCTGCCGAGGCGACCTCGGGGTCAGCGAGACGGTCCGCTCTGTCGGGTCTGGCCGACACTATCGAAGGGCAAGCATCCGAATCGGCGGACGCCGAGCGGGTTCACATGCTCGCACGTGCGGTCGAGGGACTGGCTGGCGAAAGCTGATATGCGACTGGGAGTGGGTGGGGTCGCACTCACCCACTTCCAGTTTCGCCGTACAACATGATCCCGACCCTGCGCCTGCTCACATGGCGTACAGCAAGACAGCTGCAAGACCGCTACGTCAGTACGTTTCGCAGCCGCGGCCCATCTGATTCGCGGCTACTCGAGGTAGGAGTATCCCTCGACAGCCTGATCAAAGAATCGTCGAAGCACAGTTCCTTCGGCGCCGCTCAGGGTTCCCTGCTCTACGGCACCTTCGACATCCCGCAACAACGTTTTGCGAAGTGCAGGGGTGTCGTACTGCACGTACTCGAGGACCTCGCCCACCGTGTCTCCGTCGACGACGGCATCGACTTGCCATCGGCCCTCCGACCCGAGTCCGACGTGCACCACGTGGGGGTCGCCGAGCAGGTTGTGAAGATCCCCCAGTGCTTCCTGGTACGCACCGGTCAGGAAGACCCCGAGATAGTAGGGCTCGTGCGTGCCGTCCGGAGCGCTCAAGGGATGGAGCGGAAGGAGGCCCACCGGCCCATCGGCGCCAGCGAATCGATCAATGCGGCCGTCCGAGTCACACGTGATATCTGCTAGCGTAGCCCTCCGTGTCGGCTCCTCATCGAGGTGGTGAATCGGCATGATCGGGAACAGCTGTTCGATGCCCCACGAATCGAGCAGTGACTGAAAGACGCTCACGTTCGCGAAGTAGACATCGCCCAGCAGGGCCGAGAGCCCCGCCAGATCTTCAGGCAGGTCGTCACCGAGTCTGCGCACGACTGCGTGACCGGTGGCCCAGTAGAGTCCCTCCGCAGCCGCGCGCGCGAGGATGTCCATGTGGCCAAGCGAGAACAGGCTCTTCGATTCCTCGAACGCGTGTTCGGCGTCCGCAAAGATCTCCGCGAGATCGTGCACCTCGAGCGCTTCGTCCTCAAGGCGCTTGTACGCGGCGAGGAGGTCGAGCAGCGGTTGGGGCGGGCTCTCCTCGGCGAGCGCCCGGGCGAGTCGATCATGATCGGGTTTGTCCGGATACCTTCGCGCGCCCAGCACATCGAAAACCAAAAGGCTCGAGTGCGCGACCAGGGCCCGCCCCGACTCGGTGACGATGTCCGGATGCGCGATGCCAGCCTCGTCACAGATCGTCTGAATTCGGTGCACTACATCGGCAGCATACTGTTCGACGGTGTAGTTCACGGACGACGCAGTGGCCGTTTGAGAACCGTCGTAGTCGACGCCCATCCCTCCGCCGAGGTTGAGCGCCTTGATGGGCGCACCGAGGCCGACGAGTTGCACGTAGAGATGGGCGATCTCCCGGACCGCATCCTTCACCGTGTGGATGTCGAAGATCTGGGACCCGATATGGCAATGGAGCATGTACAGGCCATCGAGCATCTCGACGCGTCGCAAATGGTCGACCGCATCGAGCATCTCGGAGATCGTGAGTCCGAACTTCCCACGAATGCCTGCTGAGGAAGCCCAGCGACCGATCCCGCTCGTCGTGAGCCGCGCCCGCATCGCAATCTTCGGTCGCACTCCGTGAGCAGCGGCAAGCTCCGTGATCATCCTGAGTTCCTTCGCCTGCTCAACGACCGGAATCACGTTTCGACCCATCTTCGACGCGAGAACCACCGTCTCGATAAACTCAGCGTCCTTGAAGCCGTTGCAGACGAGGGGCATATCGCTCAGGCCCGCGGTCAGGCCCAAGCCTGCGATCAGCTCTGGCTTCGACCCTACTTCGATCCCGAAATCGAACTCCGACGCGAGGGTGCGAACGTCTTCGCAGAGATGGCGCTGCTGGTTGACCTTGATCGGATAGACCCCCTGATAGCGTCCCGAGTAACCATTCTCACTGATCGCTTCATCGAAGGCCGAACGGATCATCTGCATGCGGTGCTTCAGAATATCCGGGAAACGGATGACGACGGGCGGGTGCAGGTCCCGAGCCAGGAGTCCCTCGACTACATCGTGAAGGTCGATGGCAACGGCGGGATCGCCCGTCGGATACACCTCCACGGTGCCGTGAGACGAGACTCCAAAATACGGCTGCCCCCAATGTTCTACGCGGTAGAGCTCGGCGGAGTCAGCAGGCGACCAGTCGTCCATCGAGCTCATGGCGAGGAGGGGACCGTCAGTTGTCCCCACCTGCGGGTACACTCACCGGCTCCCCCACCGTCTTGATGATATGCACCAGGAACTTTGCCGTCTCCGTGTGGCTGGCGTTCTGAGACACCATGTGTACACTGGCCGGGTCTTCATAGAACATCTCGCCGGGGCCCAGGTTGACGACTTCTCCCCCCGCCACCTGCATGTTGATGCGGCCCTTGAGCACGTAGACGAAGACATGCGCGTTGTGCCGGTGCGGTGGCGACTCCTGACTCGGAGCCAAGTTCACCTCTACAACCAGCATCTCCTGGTTATCTGGAAGCGGCGGTAACGGCATGTTCAGCACCTGAGCTTCGGCCCGTCCGACCAGTAGGCCGAAACCGAGGCCGAGCAGAAGAGCGGTAAGCTGGACGGCTCGTTTCATGGGAACAGCTACCTGAGATGCGGGATCAGTTCGTGGGTGCCTCAAGACATTCACGGGTCATCTACTGATACGCGAGCCCCGCATAGAACTGATTCCATCGGTGTCGGAAGCCGTGGCCTTCGTTCGTGCCCTCCAGACTGACTTACCTGGTGGCCGTTCGCTCCGACTGGCTCGACCATCTGTCGGGGCTCGACCACGGGCGCCCTGGGGTCGTTCGCTTCATCTCAACCCCTTCGCGGTGATCAGCCGACTCGACCCCTGCGGGTAGCGCACACGGAGGGTTTCGCCACATCCTGGTGACCGCACATCCCATCACCGAGCCTACACGTGACCACCCTACTCGCACTCGAAGACATCAAGCCACTCATCCATGCTCCCGAGTTAATCACGGAGATGGAGGCCGGGTTCGTACTCTACTCCGAGGGTCGTGTCACCGTCCCTCCGGTCGGGTTCCTTCACTTCGACGACCCGCCGGGAGACGTGCACATCAAGTACGGTTTCGTAGCCGAAGACGAGTACTACGTCCTGAAGATGGCCTCGGGCTTCTACGAGAACGGAAAATTGGGGCTCCCTGATAGCAACGGGCTTCTCCTCGTATTCAACCAGAAGACCGGCGCCCCTGAGCTCATTCTCATCGACGAGTGCTGGCTCACGGACATGCGAACCGCCGCAGCCGGAGCGGTCGCGGCGAAGCACCTCGGCCCAAGTGCAGCGCAGCAAATCGGGATCGTCGGAACCGGTGTACAGGCCCGGATGCAACTCGAAATGCTGTCGGAAGTGACCGACTGCCGGAAGTGCGTCGTGTGGGGGCGCGATGCAGAGAAGGTGGAGGCGATGATCGATGAACTCCGGAGTAAGGAGAGCATTCGGGACTGGGGCCTGGAGATCGAGGCTGCTCTGACGCTCGACGACCTCGTGACTTCGAGCGACCTCATTGTGACGACCACGTCCGCTCGTGATCCCCTGATCCGAGCAGACCTCGTTCAGCCGGGCACACATATAACAGCGATGGGATCCGATGACCACGGGAAACAGGAACTGGAGGCCGAGGTGCTCGCCCGGGCTGACGTGGTGGTGGCGGACAGCGTGGCGCAGTGCGTCGACCACGGCGAGTGCCACTTTGCAGTTCGCGAGGGCATCCTCGGCGAGGATGCCATTCGTGAACTCGGCCAAGTCCTCCTCGACCCGGCGCTCGGACGCACGAGAGAGGATCAGATCACGGTCGCGGATCTGACCGGGGTCGCGATACAGGACATCCAGGCCGCCAAGATGGTCGCCCGAGCCCTGAAGAATCAGACCGCAGAGAGGACCTCCACGTAACTACGGAGACAGGCCGGGACCAGATCATTACGTCCTAGTGCACGTAGCTGCCCGCATTCACATCAAACGTCCCACCCGTGGCGTGGTCGGCGAGTCCGCTCGCGAGCAGCACGATCAGGGGAGCCAGGTCGGCTGGCTCCGTAAGCCGGTCCAGCGCCAGGTCATTCACGACGCCCTCTTCACCGTGCGCCTCCAGATGACCCTCCGCCATATCAGTCCGCACCCAGCCAGGGGCGATCACGAAGGCGCTCACACCTGATTTTCCAAATGCGCGTGCGATGCTCCGCGTCAGGGCCACGACACCGCCCTTCGATGCAGCGTAGGCGAGTGAGTCCGCATTGTCGCCCCGGAACGCCGCACGAGATGCAACGTTGATAAGGCGACCTCCGCCATGCTCTTCGAAGTGCCCGACAGCGAGACGGCTCAAGATGTCGACCGCTCTCAGGTTCACCGCCATCGTCCGGTTCCACGCGTCCAGCCATTCCTCGCCAACGCCATCGAACGGAATGCTCAGCGCGATACCTGCGTTGTTGACCACCGCGTCGACTCGCCCATAGGCCTCGACGATGTCCGCGAACAGGCGCTGACAAGCTTGTGGATCCGCGAGGTCCGCCTGGAAGGCTCTCGATCCATTCCCAAGTGAAGCCACGAGTTCGTCGGCTGTCGCCTGGCTTTGCCCGTAGTGAACGGCGACACTGGCCCCCGCGCCCGCGAGGCCCTCAGCCAAGCCCCTGCCAATGCCCCGGCTGGCTCCTGTAACGAGTACGGTCTTCCCTGTCAGATCGATGTGCATGCGGCCGTCCAGTTGAGGATGAGCGCGGATTCTGGCGAGTCCGATACACGTCCGTCAAACTTGACTTGCCTCAGAACCCCGGATTCATCGCCGACATCGCCTGTCGAGCAATCGCGCTGGCTCTGAGACCAACGAGTTTCGGAAACCTCAGGCCCGCCCGTACACCCGCACCGATACCGTCCACCTCGCGTCCTGCCCCGTCGTTTTTTCCTGCGACCGACGACTCTGATTCGTGTCGGTTGGATGTCAGCCAGAGTCACTCCGTTGCCCGGGGACCACCTAAGAGGAGGGTCTCAACAAGACGAACAGCCCCCGATTCGCTGGCACCAGCACCCTCTGAGTATCAAGGTTCTGAGCAGTCTGCAGCCCGTCCACTGCGGGAGAAAAAGCGTCCAAGGCGCCGCCAGCACCGGGCAAGATCTCGCCATCGATCTCCAGCGTCACGATCTCATCCTGATCAGACCACGACGCCAGCGCGACCAAGATTCCGTCCGAGCGCACATACGTCGTGGCTAGGACGCGAGGATGGTCGGTTCGGACCGGTGCATCGTCGATCCAGTAGCCCTTCATCTGACTCTCATCGATTCCGAAGTCGTCCATAAGACCCCACACGGGCCGCGGATCGACGTCGCCGTATTTCCTCGCGGTCATGCCGTATAGCATGCCGCGGTAGGGGTGCCCTCCGTCCTGGAGCATCTCTCCCATGAGGCCGAACGGGAGCCCCGACACCTCGGTCATCCAGTAGTCCTCATCGAGGTCGTATTCGAAGTACTCCCCGAACCAGAGTCTTGAGATGAACGGGAAGTGCTCCATATAGAGCATCGCGCTATTCGTATACCCGTCCCGCGGATTGAACTGATTCGCCGAATGAAGGTCGATCACGACTTCGTCGCGATGCTCCTGTAGCACC
This genomic interval from Longimicrobiales bacterium contains the following:
- a CDS encoding cupin domain-containing protein, whose product is MKRAVQLTALLLGLGFGLLVGRAEAQVLNMPLPPLPDNQEMLVVEVNLAPSQESPPHRHNAHVFVYVLKGRINMQVAGGEVVNLGPGEMFYEDPASVHMVSQNASHTETAKFLVHIIKTVGEPVSVPAGGDN
- a CDS encoding DUF305 domain-containing protein, with the translated sequence MLSNRKHLVVAILLSPLGAGACASSGGTPEPSSSAAPDSTLARLEALYHARADSALMEVNEADVAFMTGMIHHHSQALVMSALAPTNGASEAVLRLTSRITNAQTDEISVMRRWLTDRGRPAPEIGQGSLMMITGADHSMYMPGMLSQQQLGDLAVAQGTEYDRLFLTYMIQHHNGAVEMVHDLFASDGAAQDEFVFKLASDIQVDQTTEVARMQQMLDAIRNDPNS
- a CDS encoding SDR family oxidoreductase encodes the protein MHIDLTGKTVLVTGASRGIGRGLAEGLAGAGASVAVHYGQSQATADELVASLGNGSRAFQADLADPQACQRLFADIVEAYGRVDAVVNNAGIALSIPFDGVGEEWLDAWNRTMAVNLRAVDILSRLAVGHFEEHGGGRLINVASRAAFRGDNADSLAYAASKGGVVALTRSIARAFGKSGVSAFVIAPGWVRTDMAEGHLEAHGEEGVVNDLALDRLTEPADLAPLIVLLASGLADHATGGTFDVNAGSYVH
- the speA gene encoding biosynthetic arginine decarboxylase, whose product is MGTTDGPLLAMSSMDDWSPADSAELYRVEHWGQPYFGVSSHGTVEVYPTGDPAVAIDLHDVVEGLLARDLHPPVVIRFPDILKHRMQMIRSAFDEAISENGYSGRYQGVYPIKVNQQRHLCEDVRTLASEFDFGIEVGSKPELIAGLGLTAGLSDMPLVCNGFKDAEFIETVVLASKMGRNVIPVVEQAKELRMITELAAAHGVRPKIAMRARLTTSGIGRWASSAGIRGKFGLTISEMLDAVDHLRRVEMLDGLYMLHCHIGSQIFDIHTVKDAVREIAHLYVQLVGLGAPIKALNLGGGMGVDYDGSQTATASSVNYTVEQYAADVVHRIQTICDEAGIAHPDIVTESGRALVAHSSLLVFDVLGARRYPDKPDHDRLARALAEESPPQPLLDLLAAYKRLEDEALEVHDLAEIFADAEHAFEESKSLFSLGHMDILARAAAEGLYWATGHAVVRRLGDDLPEDLAGLSALLGDVYFANVSVFQSLLDSWGIEQLFPIMPIHHLDEEPTRRATLADITCDSDGRIDRFAGADGPVGLLPLHPLSAPDGTHEPYYLGVFLTGAYQEALGDLHNLLGDPHVVHVGLGSEGRWQVDAVVDGDTVGEVLEYVQYDTPALRKTLLRDVEGAVEQGTLSGAEGTVLRRFFDQAVEGYSYLE